Within Actinobaculum sp. 313, the genomic segment GCCTGCACATTGAGTGGATGGACCTGGAAGGGCCAACGGATGTGTTGTCCTTCCCCATGGATGAACTGCGCCCCGCACCGGTTAACGAGGAGCCGCGTGAGGGTGTGCTCGGGGATATCGTGGTGTGCCCACAGGTGGCCGCCAGGCAGGCGCTGGCTGTCGGCCATTCCACGGCGGAGGAGATCCTGCTACTTGTGACGCATGGCATTTTGCATTTGCTCGGTTATGACCACGCGGATGATGCATCAAAACAAGAGATGTTCGAGCTGCAACGGCTGCTGCTTTTGACATTCTTGGCGCAGCGGCGCGGCCCCGGCGACCCGCCGGTCAAAGCTCCCGAGCCCACGGAGAATTGAGCGCATGGCGGAAGTGCTATTAGGCGCCGTTGCGCTGCTCAGTGCCTGCGGTGCGGGTGTCTGTACGGCAGTCACGACGGCGCTGGGCCGAGTCACTCGAGCGGAAATCTCCGAGTCGCAGTCGTTGGGGCAGGCGGGGGTGCGCATTATGTACGCTGTGACTCACCGGGCAGCGGCCACAGCGGGGTTAGCGGCGGTGCGCTTCATTCTGACATGCGCATACGCCTTATGCGTGACACTCCTCGTCTTGGAGTTCGTTACGCCTACATGGGAGGCAATTGCGATTGTCCTCGCCACCACTGTGCTGGTCTCCCTCCTCCTTGCTCTCATATCGCCGATTGCTCGCGGGGCGCGCGAACCGTTGCGCGTTGTCAGGATGTTCTCCTTAGGAACAGCGCTTATCACCGCCATATTCTCGGTACTCGTTCGGGAGCGTGAGCCCACGCCGGAAGAGTCGGAGCAGTTGCACGAGGATCAACTGGCACGCATGGTGGACCGGGTCTCGGAGTCAGAGGCGCTCGATGACGAGGATCGGGAGTTGCTGCAATCGGTTTTCGATCTCGGAACCACCCTGGTGCGGGAAGTGATGGTGCCACGCACTGACATGGTGACGATCCATGCCGATCAGCCATTGGATAAGGTGATCTCACTTTTCACACGTTCCGGATATTCACGTGTTCCGGTGGTGGGTGAGAACGTCGACGACGTGCGCGGTGTGGTCTATCTGAAAGACGTGATGCGCCGAATTCATCATCGCAACGACATTGATGATCTCGTTGTCGCCGACGTCATGCGACAGCCGGTGTTCGTTCCCGAGACGAAGGTCGTGGACGAGCTCATGAGGGAAATGCAGGCCGACCAGGTGCATATCGCACTCGTCGTTGACGAGTATGGCGGAATTGCGGGACTCGTTACCATTGAGGACCTCGTGGAGGAGTTGGTCGGCGAAATCGCCGATGAACATGACCAGGCGGAGCCGGAGGTCGAGGATCTCGGCGACGGCGTCTACCGCGTGCCGGCGCGTCTTCCAATTGACGAGCTGGGTGATCTATTCGGGGTTAGCCTGGAAGACGACGACGTCGATACGGCGGGCGGGTTATTGGCAAAGAGTATCGGGCGCGTGCCCATTGCCGGTGCCGAGACGAACATCGGTGATGTTCATTTGGCTGCTGAGCGCTTCGTGGGACGGCGTCGCAGACTGGCAACTATTATTGCAACGCGTATCGTTGCCGAGCAGCCGGATGCGGAAGGGAAAGCATGAGTGAACTCATCACTGACTGGCCGGAGGATTTCCGCGCCGGTTTCGCCTGTATTGTCGGTCGGCCCAATGCCGGAAAGTCAACGTTGACCAACGCCCTCGTCGGCCAGAAAGTTGCCATCACATCTGCCCGACCAGAGACGACGCGTCGGGTTATACGCGCCGTCGTCAACGACTCGTCCGGTCAGGTGGTCCTCGTCGATACGCCCGGACTGCACCGGCCACGCACTCTGCTTGGAGAACGACTCAATGACATGGTTCGGGAGTCATTAGCGGACGTGGAGGTGGTTGTGCTCTGCCTTCCTGCCAACGAGCAGATTGGACCGGGAGATCGATTTTTGCTCGACCTCGTACGGCAAACCCGCGCGAGCATCGTTGCCGCCGTAACGAAAAGCGACCTGGCGGGGCCCGAGGCACTGGCGGAGCATCTGCTAGCAGTCGATGAGATGGCCGACTTTGATGAGATCGTACCTGTAAGTGCCGTCAGTGGTGAGCAGGTAAATGTTCTGCGCGAACTCCTCATTATGCGCATGCCCCTATCGCCTCCGCTGTATCCGCTCGATGCGGTCACCGACGAATCGGAGGAGACGCTTATCGCCGAGCTGATCCGAGAAGCAGCTTTGGAAGAGTTGCGGGACGAGCTGCCACACTCATTGGCGGTCACCATTGAGGAGATGCAGGAGGAGTCGGCCGCACCCGGCGCGCCGGACCAGCGGCCATTGGTGCGCATTCACGCAAACCTACACGTAGAGCGCGATTCTCAGAAGGGAATTGTCATTGGGAGGCGCGGCGCCCGCTTGGCACAGATAGGACGGGATGCCCGCTCCGGCATCGAACGTTTACTCGGCACGCGCGTCTACCTTGCAACGCACGTCAAAGTGACTAAAGATTGGCAACGTGACCCGAAGAAATTGGGACGGCTGGGCTTTTAATGGCTGAGGGCAGGCGCAATTCCTCCGAAGAGGCGGAAAGCAGCCGCGCCACGGTCCCCGATTCGACGTCGGTACAAGTAAGGGAAACGGTAGAGAAGTCGATTGGTCCTACCGAAGCGGTACAGCGTAGCCTCTCGACCGCACCATCTGGAACGAGCGTGCCCCCGATGAGCCTGGGCACTCCGATGACCTCGTACCATCGGGCGGGGTCACTGGCCGACGACGCGGCTTCGTGCGCCGGTTCTCCAACCGGCATCCTCGCCTGACGAGCTGGGCACTGTTCGTATTGATTCTGGGCATATGGGGAGTCTGGGCCGGTCCCGGATGGAACCCGCAACCCATGCGCGCCATGATTGTGCCGGAGACATCGGACACGACTATCACCACAACCACGCCGACTGCCGAGATCGGAACCTACACCGTTGAGACGAGCGTCGTCGACGTCACGATGCGTGACGGTACCACCGTGCCGGCAACGGTGAAGAGGCCGGTGGGAGTAGAAGGGCTCGCACCGGGCGTTGTCCTCGTGCACGGGACGGGCACGGCCTCTTACCGAAGTTTTGTCCTGGAGAGTGAACAGATCGCTTCTACCGGCATCGTCACACTGGTACCGGAGAAGCGGATAGACAACTACACCACGACACATCGCGATTATGAGGCGCTGGCGAGGGATTACGAGGACGCCTACGACTATTTGCTGTCCTTGGATGAGGTCGATCCGCACCGCTCCGGGCTCTATGGCGTCTCCGAAGGTTGCTTCGTTGCCCCTATAGTGGCGGTGACCAAGACTGAGGGCGTCAGTTTCGTTGTTCTCGTATCGGCTCCTGTTTTACCGATACGACAGCAGGGGGCGCTGGCGGCCGACAACTATCTGCGCAATCTTGGTGCCCCTATCCAGATAATCAATGCGATTCCGAGACTGATTGGACAGGATTTCGGCGACGATGTCTTTGATTACATTGACTTCGACGTGTCTGTGTACCAGCAGCAGATGACGATGCCGGTGCTCATGCTGTATGGCACGGGCGATATGTCCATGCCGACGGTACAGGGGCCGTTGGAGATGCGTGAGGACCTCGCTGTTGCCAATAACACCCACTTGACGGTGAGGTATTACGCGGATGCCGACCACGGCCTGAAGGTGGCGGGAACACTCCTTACCGAGGCCATGCGAGACACCGCAGATTGGATCAATGGCATGCCGGACACCGCGGCGGCCCTGCCGCAGGTGGCGGGCGCACAGCCGAAGCAGGACTATGTGGCCGGTGACGTTGGTCGCACCCACTGGTTCGCATCCGGCCAGGCGGCTGTGATCATCTTAGTGGTCGGTGTGGCACTGACAGCGGTCGGCGCACTGCTGGGGCTGATCGGCAGGCTCCGCATTGCTGGGCGGCGACTTGCCGATACCGGCGGATGCGGCGGTACCGTCTATCTTGCATCAATCGCTGTTGTGACGGCGTGGGTAGCGATTGTCGCCTATGTGGTAGCTGTGGCGACGCTGGCTACCTCCTACCAACAGAACAGGTGGATCGTGCAGGGCGGATGGCTGGCGGTGCAACTCTTGGCGCTTGCCTCTGCCTGGTGCGTAGTTCGTGTGCATTACGCCTGGCGGGAGGCGCGGTATCGTGATCGCTCGCACGCTCCGCAGCATGCAGCGAAGGGAGACAGACGAAAAGAGCACGGGCAAATCAACGCCTTGGGTCAGGCGGTTATCGCGGTGAGTTTAATCGGCCAAGTAACTCTTATCGTTGCATTGGCCTATTGGGGTCCCTTCCCAGCGTTGTTCTAGCCGGGTTCGCAGGTCAGAGCGTATGCATGGATCCGGCGCCAGGCCTTGTACATTTCTCCTTCCGGCCGCGCACCGGGTTGGGGAAGGAAGATATGCCGGTCACTGTTGCTGGGCGGCACTCGTCGGAAATGGTGCTATCGCGTAGAGTTGATCCCATGGTCTTGAGCCTGAGTAGTGCCGGCGTCACCGACGTCGGGCGCGTACGCAGCCGTAACGAGGACCGCTATCTACTCCACCAGAACCTGGTGGCCGTCGCGGACGGGATGGGCGGACACCTCGTCGGTGACAAAGCCGCCGAGATGGTAATCGCGGCGCTGGCCGCAGTTGATTGGGCGGAGCTCACCACGGATACCGAGCGGGTCGCGTTGCTGGGTCGGCAACTCACCGGCGCCCGGAAGTCGATTGTCGAGATGGTGGAAGGGGATATTAGCGAGACCACTGAAACGCGAATCGGTGCACAGCCGGGTGCCGGTACCACCCTGGCCGGTGTCTTATATTGCCAGGAGGAACCCGATGGCACGGTTCCCTCCATTGCGACCGGCTCCTCTGCGGAGGATAACCGGCTCGACGGTCACTGGCTGGTGTTCCATATCGGTGATTCGCGTGTGTATTTGTGGCGGCAGGGTGAATTGGTGCGCCTGACCAAGGATCATTCGCTGGTGCAGGAGCTGGTTGACTGCGGTGAACTCACGGAGGCGGAGGCACATCGTCATCCGCGTCGACATGTGATCACACGGGCAATCGGGATTTACGATGCCCCGGAATCCGACGACGATCCAGAGCCGGAAGTCGGGTATCTGCCAACGGTCCCGGGCGACGTACTGCTCGTATGCTCCGATGGGTTGACCGATACCCTCACCGACAGCCAGATCACTGCGGTTATTGAGGACCTGTCCGGCGACTCCTTGGAAGCTCTCGTCTTCGCACTACGCGATGTGGCCGTCTCGCACGGAGGGCGTGACAATGTCACGGTTGTGACACTGGGGAGTGTCGATTCATTATGAGTTTGGCGTTGGAGTTCTGCGGAGAGTGGTTCCATATTGATCCGGCCGAATCCTTCCTCATCGGCAGGGAGGGACAGCTGGAACTGGGCGATAATCAGTACCTGCACCGGCGTTTCCTGCTCATCACCTTCCAGGACGGCATGTGGTGGATCGACAATATAGGGTCCCGCCTATCGGCCACGCTGGCAGATAAGGACGGAGTGACGCAGGCCTTCCTGCAGGCGGGCGGGCGTCTCCCGCTTGTGTACGCGGAGACAACGCTCCTGTTCACCGCCGGTCCTACGACCTATGAGATGCGCCTGGTCAATGATCAGCCGACGTATGCTCCCTCCGCCGTGGCGGAGACCTCAGACTCAGGCGAAACAACTATCGGTCCGGTGTCACTGACGCCATCGCAGCAGCTTCTCGTTCTGGCCCTGGCCGAACCCCTGCTGAACGGGCGTGGTACAACGGCGTCGATCCCATCCTCACAGGCGGCAGCGGATCGGTTGGGGTGGCCATTGACGCGTTTCAACCGCAAACTCGATCATGTCTGTGACAAGCTCACCCGGCACGGCGTGCGAGGCTTGCATGGAGGCCCGGACAAGCTCGCTGTTAATCGGCGTGCCCGCCTTGTTGAGCACGCGGTGGCGACTCGGCTCGTCTGCGCCGACGACCTTTACAAGCTGGAGGACCCGTCGTCGTACGATGACGCACAGTGACA encodes:
- a CDS encoding protein phosphatase 2C domain-containing protein, with product MDPAPGLVHFSFRPRTGLGKEDMPVTVAGRHSSEMVLSRRVDPMVLSLSSAGVTDVGRVRSRNEDRYLLHQNLVAVADGMGGHLVGDKAAEMVIAALAAVDWAELTTDTERVALLGRQLTGARKSIVEMVEGDISETTETRIGAQPGAGTTLAGVLYCQEEPDGTVPSIATGSSAEDNRLDGHWLVFHIGDSRVYLWRQGELVRLTKDHSLVQELVDCGELTEAEAHRHPRRHVITRAIGIYDAPESDDDPEPEVGYLPTVPGDVLLVCSDGLTDTLTDSQITAVIEDLSGDSLEALVFALRDVAVSHGGRDNVTVVTLGSVDSL
- the ybeY gene encoding rRNA maturation RNase YbeY gives rise to the protein MSIEVNDESGFTPAPGLEEITRLAVYVLDQMRVHPQAELNVLLVDEAAMERLHIEWMDLEGPTDVLSFPMDELRPAPVNEEPREGVLGDIVVCPQVAARQALAVGHSTAEEILLLVTHGILHLLGYDHADDASKQEMFELQRLLLLTFLAQRRGPGDPPVKAPEPTEN
- the era gene encoding GTPase Era; protein product: MSELITDWPEDFRAGFACIVGRPNAGKSTLTNALVGQKVAITSARPETTRRVIRAVVNDSSGQVVLVDTPGLHRPRTLLGERLNDMVRESLADVEVVVLCLPANEQIGPGDRFLLDLVRQTRASIVAAVTKSDLAGPEALAEHLLAVDEMADFDEIVPVSAVSGEQVNVLRELLIMRMPLSPPLYPLDAVTDESEETLIAELIREAALEELRDELPHSLAVTIEEMQEESAAPGAPDQRPLVRIHANLHVERDSQKGIVIGRRGARLAQIGRDARSGIERLLGTRVYLATHVKVTKDWQRDPKKLGRLGF
- a CDS encoding acyl-CoA thioester hydrolase/BAAT C-terminal domain-containing protein, whose product is MRAMIVPETSDTTITTTTPTAEIGTYTVETSVVDVTMRDGTTVPATVKRPVGVEGLAPGVVLVHGTGTASYRSFVLESEQIASTGIVTLVPEKRIDNYTTTHRDYEALARDYEDAYDYLLSLDEVDPHRSGLYGVSEGCFVAPIVAVTKTEGVSFVVLVSAPVLPIRQQGALAADNYLRNLGAPIQIINAIPRLIGQDFGDDVFDYIDFDVSVYQQQMTMPVLMLYGTGDMSMPTVQGPLEMREDLAVANNTHLTVRYYADADHGLKVAGTLLTEAMRDTADWINGMPDTAAALPQVAGAQPKQDYVAGDVGRTHWFASGQAAVIILVVGVALTAVGALLGLIGRLRIAGRRLADTGGCGGTVYLASIAVVTAWVAIVAYVVAVATLATSYQQNRWIVQGGWLAVQLLALASAWCVVRVHYAWREARYRDRSHAPQHAAKGDRRKEHGQINALGQAVIAVSLIGQVTLIVALAYWGPFPALF
- a CDS encoding hemolysin family protein, which translates into the protein MAEVLLGAVALLSACGAGVCTAVTTALGRVTRAEISESQSLGQAGVRIMYAVTHRAAATAGLAAVRFILTCAYALCVTLLVLEFVTPTWEAIAIVLATTVLVSLLLALISPIARGAREPLRVVRMFSLGTALITAIFSVLVREREPTPEESEQLHEDQLARMVDRVSESEALDDEDRELLQSVFDLGTTLVREVMVPRTDMVTIHADQPLDKVISLFTRSGYSRVPVVGENVDDVRGVVYLKDVMRRIHHRNDIDDLVVADVMRQPVFVPETKVVDELMREMQADQVHIALVVDEYGGIAGLVTIEDLVEELVGEIADEHDQAEPEVEDLGDGVYRVPARLPIDELGDLFGVSLEDDDVDTAGGLLAKSIGRVPIAGAETNIGDVHLAAERFVGRRRRLATIIATRIVAEQPDAEGKA